CCATTTACTACTTGACCTATTTTCGGTTCGGTTCGGATAGTTTCGGGTTCGGTTCGGATAGTAAATGTAAGAACTAGAAAGAATTCAGTTATCATTTGGATCCGGTTCGGGTTCGGATAGTTCGGGTAGTTCGGATAATTTAGATAAAATATCGGTTATTTAGGGAAAAATCTCAAATAATTAGGATGATTTAGATAAAAAATTGGATATTTCAGATTACTTTGGATATTTCGGATAAAACTATCCGACGAGTTTCAGATACTTTCGGGTAGTTCGGATACATTATAATAATTTAGATATCCTCAACTATTTTCAGATACTTTTAATAGAATTTTAAATTAAAAATATATATTTAGTTATGTTATATGTATATTTTATTAATATTTTTATATATTCGGGTACCCGTTCGGTTCTGGTTCGGTTCGGTTATTTCGGATATAAAAATATAGGAACCGTTCGGGTATTTGAAAGTATTGGTCCGGTTCCAGTTTCGGGTATTTCGGTTCGATTCCGGTTCGGTTCTTCGGTTCCGGTTATTTTTGCCAGGCCTAGATCATATACTGTACATAAATGAACTGAAATCACGACTAGTTCACTATTGATTAGCTAAATGAGATACGGAATTGAGCAGAGTCATTTTGATAAATTAAAATGGGCTGTACTGATGTGGGTTTTACTTTTGAGCTAGCCCATTTCGGCTCACACTATTATTTGATTCAAGTCAGATCACCTGATGGTGGTAAATTATTAAACGACGTATGTGCATACGATCCGTAGACTTGTGTTACGGTAATGGAGCAACATATGCTAAAGAGACCATTAAACAAAAAAAAATCCAGACGCATAAGAATCGAAATTATATATAGTATAAAAACTTAGATTGTGAATATGAAAAAGTTACCGTAGTTAGTATTATAATAGTGAATATAGCTTTAAGAAATATAAGATCATAATGTTAATCAAAAACACGGAGAAAATAATGTAGTCTCACCTTATTTTCAAATCATCAATTTTTTAAAATACGCATCAGCAACTTCCCAAGTTCTTACTTCAATAAAACGTAAACCATCTCAAAATTTTAAAATTAAATGGTAATTAGACCGGACCAACCGGTGGGAATAACAGTCGACGGCGCTCGCTGGAAATTCAACATGCGTAAATAGTACATGTCTCTTCCGCTTACTCGAAACGCATCGTTTCAATTAATTGCTTTTATTTTTATTTTTTTATTTTTTTTTCGACAATTGCTTTTATTTTCTCTATCGTTCAACAAAAGAAAACAATCTGACATTAGATTTATCTGTCCAAAGAGCAAAAACCAAAAAAGGTAAAAAGATAGAAGATAAACGAATCAAAAGAAGCAAAAACATTTCTCTTTGTTTTACTGATGACGACTGCCTATGCGTGAGCTCAAACCTAATTTAAGATTAAACATTGTGGTGGCCTAGCTAGATATGTTCTTGATTTTCGTTTTTTCCCCATTTTTTATACGAATTTTTATTTTTATTTTACCTTTATTATAAAGAATTTTAATATTGCATGTGAATTCAAGAATTTTTCTACACGTGGTGGTACTCAATGTTGTGGAAGTAATCTATATATATTTGTATCGCTGCTTCATCAGTTTTTCACTTTCAATTTTTATTTTTTTTTATTTAAGATACAGTGTACAGTATTGTAATGCACTTCAGGAGAATTGCTGAGAGATTAATCGGGGTTAATGGTGACACTGATCAAGAATCTTTGGCTTAAAATGGAGCTCTTTTGTTCAATTATTCATCTGAAAAAATTTCTTGACTTTTTGTTTTGTAATTTCTCCGTGATTGATTTGTTGATGAAGTATCCTCCAAATACCATGTTTGGTTGTAGAACACTGAAAATTTCACATAGATACTTAGTCACACATGCTACATTACTTATCTGATTGGATATCTGTTTTAACCCTTTAATCTTGATCGGTGTGTGCAAAGGACACTATCCAAGATATATATGTCTAGATTAATAGCGACCTTTTGTTGCTCTTCAAGATTTTGTTCCTTTTCTTCATGCAATTAGTCTAGTTTTGGGTTTCTTTGCTAAAGAACACTCGAACTTAAAATTAGTCTACGGTCGTTATGTTCATATATATGTGGCAGTGGCAGTGGCAGTGGCAGTGGCAGTGGCAGTGGCCTAATGGGTTTACTCAGTAGAAAGTAATCGTTGTTTTCTTTTCTCCTATAAGAATGAATCCACTAAGCTACAACCCTTTTTAACAGGTGTGATATTCTTCTCTATCTGTGGTAGTAGAAGTTCCAAATTAAAAACATACAAAACCTCTTGGCATTTTCCTTATATATCTAGGAGAGATAACAATGAGCCCACACTAAGCTACAACTTTTCCTATCTTACGCCAGAGAATCTTAAAAATGGATGAGAACAAATGTATTGTAGGAAATTGAAATGTAACTCATCACTATGCATACGAGTATATCTCTATATAGTTTCTTCGCACTGCATTGATATTTAATTCCACTAAAGCTTGATCATGGAAGAAGTTATTGGGAACCTAATCTACTTGCTTCCATTTTACAATAGTCAAACTCTAGTCATAGCTAGTTTCTTTGGTAGTTTCTCTTATATATATATAACGTATTGGCACTTTTCAAGCTGCGTCGACTTGAGATTAGGCTTCTTATTATGTTCCTTATTAATTGCACAGTTTTTTTGGTGATTAAAAGTTAAATTACTTATTCATAACTTCATATGCAAGTGAATATATAGTGAATTAAAGCCAAACTGTATTTGAATTCATTCAATAAATCATGGACATCACAAATTAGGATTGCAGCCGTGATCTTACCTAATTTGCTATACCCGCTTTCTTGGCTTATCCTTTATGGAGTGATTGTCCCACAACTTTAAGCCAAAGGTTTTGTTTTCAGTTCTCCGATTCAGTTGAATATATGTTTAAAAGCTTCAATAATAGCTTGGTGTAACATGGACACCATGTGAAGCTAAATCCATTGGTATTTATAATTTTCATGTACAAATAGTCAAAATTTATAGCAACTTCACCAACTTCTAGAGATTTTCCTTGTATATATGAACATATACATGGACATGGAAAGAAAAGAGAATATGCTGTAATGGAAAAGTAAATCTAATATGGACATTGCAAAACTATAGTAGCTAGTTACAAAGATACAAAAAATGATTGTAAACAAACATGTTTGTGATTTTGTTTTAAGCGATATACACCACATTTATGTCTATATAGAAACTAGTTATAAGTAGTATTAATGATACAAACTTAAGTCACTCATATACAATATCTATGTATAATAGCATTCTCTTTCCGTTTCATTCTCTCTATAAAGGCCGCTATTGGTGCTCTTTCTAACTCGTAATTTAAAAAAAAAAGGTTCATGAATTGGCTCTTGTACGTATTTTTGTTTTGTTCTTGATATCTCCAGCATGACCAACATCATCGATCGTTATGGCATACAACATGCTTGTGAACTTAGAAGCTTGGTAAGTTAGCTGAGAACATCATTTAACGTGGTCGTTAATGTCATTAAGGGATCGAAGTGTTGGCTGCGTCTGAGATAAACTCTATGCTTTGAACTTGTCATAGCGACTGAAGTTTCTAGGTTTCCCATCATTTTTTTCACGTGCAGGATCTTGCAGAAAAAACTCGGAGTTATCTTCCACACAATGAGTTACTCGAATCAGTCAAAAGGTTAGCACTAAGACGCCTTTTCCCCTCTTCATCTGATCAAAAAAGTTTTTTTTTTCCTTTGTCTACTTATGACTAAGCAGCAATCTTGAAGAATCAAATGTCGACAATGTAAGTGTAGATTCTCTAATTTCTCTGGAGGACCAGCTCGAAACTGCTCTGTCTGCAACTAGAGCTAGGAAGGTATATATGCTTGCTACAAAGTGAATGAACCGATTATTACATAAATATTCTGTCTAGTTAGTTTCCTAAGACCTTGCTTGACTTCAGATGAAATAACATAGTTTTTAATGTCATGTTGCAGACAGAACTAACGATGGAGTTTGTGAAGATGCTTCAAGAAAAGGTTAGTGCTACCATCCCGGTCATTATCGGCTATGCTGATTCTTGAATCCTCTTGCAGATCACTAGACCCAAATCTCTAGATTTTGGATGTATCGTTTGGTCTTGTCTTAGTCCCTGAATTGTTTTTGGCTTTTGTTATGTGATATTCTAATTAGAACAAAAAGGTTTTGTTGAAATCTTTGATTAAATGTGACTTATGGACTTGTCTGGAGATGGCTTGAAAACATGTTAATTAAGAGACTTATGGACTTGTTAATCATTTTCAAATAGGAGGAGTTGCTGAGAGAAGAGAATCTGGTTTTGGCTAGCCAGGTAACAAGAGTACTATTTGTTATGCTTCTAGATACTAATTAAACACTTTATATACGTAGATAGATAATACACATATACAAAGGCGAGGTGGCACAGTTGGCTTAGCGCGTAGGACTTACGCAAGTATAAGAACATATGCATAACTATAGTTGAGGACTTTATGGATGGAAGACAATTTTATCTGAGACCCATAATTAAAGATATGATTTTTTTTCATGTTTCCAAATTTATATCTCTGTTAAACTTTACTTATTTAGTTGATAAGAATGCAAGAACGTATCTTACAGGACCCAATTTAAAATTTAAAATTAGGCAAAAGACATTATGCTTCTAGAATTCTTATTTTTCTTATCCTTGTTAATAGAGAAGAATTCTTTTTAGAAAGTTCCAAACGAATGTAATAGTTGCACAATTTCGGTTAAATCCATCACTTCTCTTTTTTTTAATATAAGTATATGTGCTAACAAACAATCTAAGGAATTTTTCTTACAGATAGGGAAGACGAACGGAGGGAGACAGAACAATTCACCGGCAAATAGCTTCGGCATCAATCCTCCGGAGACTCTCCCGCTGCTAAAGTAACTACTATGATCCAACGGCTGAGTTAATTCAAAGCCTGATTTAAAGTTAATAAGCAGATGTGTAAACTATAAAAAGCTGCATAATCTCAAAACTCTGCATAATCTCAAAACTCATTTTATCGCTGTAATGCGGAAGTTTAAGTAAAAAACGGAGCTATAGTTTTCTTGCTAAAAAAGAATTATTATAAAATTAAGATAAAGTATGGAACTTTGTAGATCTTGGCGTTCGGTTCGAGTTTTTCGGGTTTACGCTCTTAAGTTCCTTACTTAAATTTTATTAATACGGGTCGGGTTCGGATAATAACACTTCGGTTTCGGTTCAAAATTGTATTGCGTCTTAAAACCCATAAAGTAATCATATATCGTACGGATTCAGGTTATATCTGTTCGGTTCGAATATAACCGAAGTAAAAAAACAAAAAACTTAAAGCAAAACATAAAAAAAAAACATCTAAATTAAATAAAAATCAATCTATCACACATAAAATTGATAAAATAACAATAAAATATGAAATCAAGCATGAAAACAAACATTATTTATAAACAATATGTACTGCCTTATAGAGAGTAGACTTTTTTATTTCAATGAGCAAATTATAAAATATTTATTTATAACTAATTGTGTACTTAATTATTTATTAAAATTTTAATATTTATTATTACATATCATTTTACCAGAAATTTTAAATTTAATAATTGAAACACTTATATATATTTCAAAATATTTATATTAACTATTAATTTCAGATTTTCGGGTTACCCGTTCGGATTCGGTTAATAACACTTCGGGTTCGGATATTTTTTGTACCACTCTACAAGACCTAGACCCGTTCGGGTATTTTTACATTTCGGATTGGATAACGAGTCGGGTTTTTCAGTTCGGGTTCGGTTCGGATTTCGGTTCCGGATTTTATGCTCAGGCCTAAGAACTTTGTTGTACCTTCATAGACAAGACCAGAGCTCGTGTACTTCTGTTCATGTCTACAAATTGAGATCATAGCGAAAGTTAGAAAAAAAGTAAAAGATTACTTACGGTTCGATTAAGAGGGGACCACAACTCTGGTGGTTGCTGTATTGTTCCTGAGATCAGACCCCTACGCAGAGGGTATTTCACCCACAACATCTGCGAGTTGAAAACAACCTTAGCTACGTAGAAATATCAAATATATATGATGTTAACAGTCAAAGAAGAATTCTTCTGGAGCACATGTTATTTCAGAGGGGGAGTTCAACGACCTCTATATAAAGGAGAGTGGACAAAGCGTTACAGAAAGAGATATCGTTTCGATGGTAGAGAATATGTAAGGAGTAGTCGAAGAGATCGAGTGATGAAATTGAACTCGTCGGAAGAGGAAGTGCCCCTCTGGCATAGAACGATCTCGAAGAAGAAAGAAAGCCCTAGACAGAGTTAAAGAGAAAATATGTAATGGGCCAAACTAATACAATGCGATAGAGCCCAACACAAAACAAATGATTACGAAATCCACACAAAGTTCGGCAGGAAAAAAAAAATAAGTGAGACCCACGATACTGTGCACACGTGGGCTCAACTATTATTATATATAGATTTTTTTTTTCTGACAAAAAAAAGTTATCTAAGCTTTTTATATCGAATTGTTATTGAAAATTGAAAATTACAGAAAACGATACATTTATTATGGTAGTTTAATGTGTTTTCTTAGTATATGCGAAAATATTAAAAAGTCTATCATTGTGGAACGGATAGAGTATAGACTTGTTGAACAAAAACAATCATAATAATATAAGGCTTAACAACGCACCAGTATTTTTGAAAAAAAAAAAAACGCACACTGTTGTGAAAAACTAGAGAATA
This genomic interval from Brassica oleracea var. oleracea cultivar TO1000 chromosome C2, BOL, whole genome shotgun sequence contains the following:
- the LOC106326811 gene encoding agamous-like MADS-box protein AGL27 isoform X3; protein product: MAYNMLVNLEAWILQKKLGVIFHTMSYSNQSKDSLISLEDQLETALSATRARKTELTMEFVKMLQEKEELLREENLVLASQIDNTHIQRRGGTVGLARRTYASIRTYA
- the LOC106326811 gene encoding protein MADS AFFECTING FLOWERING 5-like isoform X2 yields the protein MAYNMLVNLEAWILQKKLGVIFHTMSYSNQSKDSLISLEDQLETALSATRARKTELTMEFVKMLQEKEELLREENLVLASQIGKTNGGRQNNSPANSFGINPPETLPLLK
- the LOC106326811 gene encoding agamous-like MADS-box protein AGL27 isoform X1; translation: MTNIIDRYGIQHACELRSLDLAEKTRSYLPHNELLESVKSNLEESNVDNVSVDSLISLEDQLETALSATRARKTELTMEFVKMLQEKEELLREENLVLASQIGKTNGGRQNNSPANSFGINPPETLPLLK